Proteins found in one Roseovarius pelagicus genomic segment:
- the bmt gene encoding betaine--homocysteine S-methyltransferase — MTNALSRMLASREWILADGATGTNLFNMGLEAGEAPEMWNDWHPDRITKLYQMAVDAGSDLFLTNSFGGNAARLKLHGAQKRARELSRISAELGREVADKTDRDIIVAGSVGPTGEIMAPMGPLTHELAVEIFHEQAEGLKEGGADVAWLETISAPEEYKAAAEAFKLADMPWCGTMSFDTAGRTMMGLTSSDMADMVETLDNTPLAYGANCGVGASDLLRTVLGFVAQGTERPIIAKGNAGIPKYVDGHIHYDGTPDLMADYACLARDAGATIIGGCCGTMPEHLSKMRAALEERPRGERPTLDQITAAMGAFSSAVDGTGDDNPEPSRRSRRRR, encoded by the coding sequence ATGACCAACGCGCTTTCCCGCATGCTCGCCTCGCGTGAATGGATACTTGCCGACGGGGCCACCGGCACCAACCTCTTTAACATGGGGCTAGAGGCAGGCGAGGCGCCCGAGATGTGGAATGACTGGCACCCTGACCGGATCACCAAACTCTACCAGATGGCAGTAGACGCGGGCAGCGATCTGTTCCTGACCAACTCTTTCGGCGGCAACGCGGCCCGCCTGAAATTGCACGGCGCACAAAAACGCGCGCGCGAACTGTCCCGCATCTCTGCCGAGCTGGGCCGCGAAGTGGCCGATAAAACAGATCGCGACATCATCGTTGCCGGGTCGGTCGGCCCCACCGGCGAAATCATGGCGCCTATGGGTCCGTTGACCCACGAATTGGCCGTCGAGATATTTCACGAACAGGCCGAAGGACTGAAAGAGGGTGGCGCCGACGTCGCATGGCTGGAAACCATTTCCGCCCCCGAAGAATACAAAGCCGCCGCCGAGGCCTTTAAACTGGCCGATATGCCGTGGTGCGGCACAATGAGCTTTGACACAGCCGGGCGCACGATGATGGGGCTGACCTCGTCCGATATGGCCGACATGGTCGAAACGCTGGATAACACGCCGCTGGCCTACGGGGCAAACTGCGGGGTCGGTGCATCTGACCTGTTGCGCACGGTTCTGGGTTTCGTGGCCCAAGGTACCGAGCGCCCGATCATCGCCAAGGGCAATGCCGGGATCCCCAAATACGTCGATGGCCATATTCATTACGATGGCACGCCCGACCTGATGGCAGACTATGCCTGCCTTGCACGCGACGCGGGCGCCACCATCATCGGCGGTTGCTGCGGGACCATGCCCGAACATCTGTCGAAAATGCGCGCCGCACTGGAAGAACGTCCCAGAGGCGAGCGCCCGACACTGGATCAGATCACCGCAGCAATGGGCGCGTTTTCCTCTGCCGTGGACGGCACCGGCGACGACAATCCCGAACCATCCCGTCGCTCGCGCCGTCGCCGCTAA
- a CDS encoding DUF1476 domain-containing protein has translation MTTFDDRENAFENKYAHDEAMNFKAEARRNKLLGLWAADLMGKSEDEALAYAKEVIKADFEEAGSEDVVRKVAGDLGDKADPDTIRAKMAELLAEAKAQIMKEL, from the coding sequence ATGACCACATTCGACGACCGCGAAAATGCATTCGAAAACAAATACGCCCATGACGAGGCAATGAATTTCAAGGCCGAAGCGCGCCGCAACAAGCTGTTGGGCCTTTGGGCTGCCGACCTGATGGGCAAATCCGAGGACGAGGCACTGGCCTACGCCAAGGAAGTCATCAAGGCCGACTTTGAAGAGGCCGGATCAGAGGACGTCGTACGCAAGGTCGCGGGCGATCTGGGCGACAAGGCCGATCCCGACACGATCCGCGCCAAGATGGCGGAACTACTGGCCGAGGCCAAAGCGCAGATTATGAAAGAACTCTGA
- a CDS encoding extracellular solute-binding protein — protein sequence MRPALRALLIGTTAAFVSSSASAETLRLLTWGSYAPEEVIQKFTEKYPDIDVEVTFSNNEEMIAKLRATGGAGFDLAQPGFNRVAAAQEEFDIYKPIDLSRIDTSVMDQTMLERVKADTTIDGEAYSVPHQWGTSGIMADVSKAPDISGWGDLCNEEYAGRTSMRLRRTILIGTAFSMGFDPFSLYGDLEAYEDMLDKVSDKLIDCKSVVKTYWTGGDDLAALILSEEVVASETWDLDRLQTL from the coding sequence ATGCGACCCGCACTGCGCGCTCTATTGATCGGGACGACAGCTGCCTTCGTCTCGAGTTCCGCCTCGGCCGAAACGCTGCGCCTGCTCACTTGGGGCAGCTACGCCCCTGAAGAAGTGATCCAGAAATTCACGGAAAAGTATCCCGACATCGATGTAGAGGTGACCTTTTCCAACAACGAAGAGATGATCGCCAAACTGCGGGCAACCGGCGGTGCCGGATTCGATCTGGCCCAGCCGGGCTTTAACAGGGTGGCTGCCGCTCAGGAAGAATTCGACATTTACAAGCCGATCGACCTGTCCCGCATCGACACCAGCGTGATGGACCAGACCATGCTCGAGCGGGTCAAGGCCGATACGACAATCGACGGAGAAGCCTATTCTGTTCCACATCAATGGGGCACGTCTGGCATTATGGCCGATGTCAGCAAGGCGCCGGACATCAGCGGCTGGGGCGATCTGTGCAACGAGGAATACGCTGGACGCACATCCATGCGGTTGCGCCGGACGATCCTGATCGGAACAGCATTCTCTATGGGGTTCGACCCGTTCTCGCTCTATGGCGATCTCGAGGCCTACGAGGACATGCTGGACAAGGTCTCGGATAAACTGATCGACTGCAAAAGCGTCGTTAAAACCTACTGGACCGGTGGCGACGATCTCGCAGCACTCATCCTCTCGGAAGAAGTGGTGGCGTCTGAGACATGGGATCTCGACCGCCTACAAACTCTATGA
- the purC gene encoding phosphoribosylaminoimidazolesuccinocarboxamide synthase, producing MARRKKIYEGKAKTLYEGPEPGTIVQYFKDDATAFNAEKKAVIEGKGVLNNILSEYFMTGLGNIGVPTHFMKRLNMREQLVRACEIIPLEVIVRNYAAGTMAKRLGMDEGTQLPRPIVEYCLKDDALGDPLVTEEHIAAFGWASQQDLDDMLSLALRVNDFLAGVMYGVGIKLIDFKIEIGRVYDGDFQRLIVADEISPDSCRLWDIETGQKLDKDVFRRDLGSLTDAYTEVAKRLGVLPKGATPMARPTLIN from the coding sequence ATGGCGCGTCGCAAGAAGATTTATGAAGGCAAGGCCAAGACCCTCTATGAAGGGCCCGAGCCGGGCACGATTGTCCAATATTTCAAGGATGACGCCACCGCGTTCAACGCTGAGAAGAAGGCGGTGATCGAGGGTAAGGGGGTGTTGAACAACATCCTCAGCGAATATTTCATGACCGGATTGGGCAATATCGGTGTTCCGACGCATTTCATGAAGCGTCTCAATATGCGTGAACAACTGGTGCGCGCCTGCGAGATTATTCCGCTGGAAGTGATCGTGCGCAATTATGCCGCAGGTACGATGGCCAAACGTCTGGGCATGGACGAAGGTACGCAACTGCCACGCCCGATCGTCGAATACTGCCTGAAGGACGACGCGCTGGGTGATCCGTTGGTCACAGAAGAACATATCGCCGCGTTCGGCTGGGCCAGCCAGCAGGATCTGGACGACATGCTGAGCCTTGCACTGCGGGTGAATGATTTTCTGGCCGGTGTCATGTACGGCGTCGGGATCAAGCTGATCGATTTCAAGATCGAGATCGGCCGTGTCTATGACGGTGATTTCCAGCGTCTGATCGTCGCCGACGAAATCAGCCCCGACAGCTGTCGTCTGTGGGATATCGAGACAGGTCAAAAGCTGGACAAGGATGTGTTCCGCCGTGATCTGGGCAGCCTGACGGACGCCTATACGGAAGTGGCCAAGCGTCTGGGTGTGCTGCCCAAGGGGGCGACGCCGATGGCACGCCCGACACTTATTAACTAA
- the purS gene encoding phosphoribosylformylglycinamidine synthase subunit PurS, with protein MKARVHIMLKNGVLDPQGEAVRHALGSLGFDGVDAVRQGKVIELDLNETDAEKARESVNAMCEKLLANTVIESYSVEIA; from the coding sequence ATGAAAGCGCGCGTGCATATCATGTTGAAGAACGGGGTTCTGGACCCACAGGGCGAGGCGGTGCGTCATGCACTGGGATCGCTGGGGTTTGATGGCGTTGACGCCGTGCGTCAGGGCAAGGTGATCGAACTGGACCTGAATGAGACCGACGCCGAAAAGGCCCGCGAGAGCGTAAACGCGATGTGCGAGAAGCTGCTGGCGAATACCGTGATCGAAAGCTACTCGGTGGAGATCGCCTGA
- the purQ gene encoding phosphoribosylformylglycinamidine synthase subunit PurQ, with protein sequence MHAAVIVFPGSNCDRDLAVALERAGARVSMVWHKDTSLPDGVDLIGVPGGFSFGDYLRCGAIAANSPICRSVVAHADKGGYVLGVCNGFQILTETGLLPGVLLRNAALKYVCKPVGLRVETAASAFTSGYGAGDTITVPIAHHDGNYHADADTLRALNAEDRVAFRYTDNPNGSAEDIAGILSANRRVLGMMPHPERMAEAAHGGTDGAAMFSGLVGQLADA encoded by the coding sequence ATGCATGCGGCCGTCATCGTTTTTCCCGGATCGAACTGTGACCGCGATCTGGCCGTTGCGCTGGAACGGGCAGGGGCGCGCGTGTCGATGGTCTGGCACAAGGATACCAGCCTGCCGGACGGGGTCGACCTGATCGGTGTGCCGGGCGGGTTTTCCTTTGGCGATTATCTGCGTTGTGGCGCGATTGCCGCCAATTCGCCGATTTGCCGGTCGGTCGTGGCCCATGCAGACAAGGGCGGCTATGTGCTGGGCGTTTGCAACGGGTTTCAGATATTGACCGAAACCGGGCTTCTGCCGGGTGTTCTGCTGCGCAATGCGGCGCTGAAATATGTATGCAAGCCGGTTGGCCTGCGAGTCGAGACGGCGGCCAGCGCCTTTACCTCCGGGTATGGCGCAGGCGACACGATCACGGTGCCGATTGCGCACCATGATGGCAATTATCACGCTGATGCCGACACGCTGCGCGCGCTCAATGCCGAGGATCGCGTCGCGTTCCGCTATACCGACAACCCCAATGGATCGGCTGAGGATATCGCCGGTATCCTGTCCGCAAACCGGCGGGTGCTGGGAATGATGCCACATCCCGAGCGGATGGCAGAGGCGGCCCATGGCGGAACCGATGGCGCGGCGATGTTCAGCGGTCTGGTGGGGCAGTTGGCTGACGCGTAA
- a CDS encoding ATP-binding protein, giving the protein MREQSVSTRTKPTRTTGWRVRLALLLMTVMAIATVYVTNRLLTDRFTQNTRNRAELRLVLYSGNLLSELRQNAIVPQLLARDPALISALNSGDYQLSTQRLISFVDEISAASLTLLDKDGRTVASTDRNSLGKNHRQASYYIDAIRSKDTVFKLIQRETGKFDFFYSRRIESQGGLVGVILVEVDLAKYERAWAGISDAVVVTDSEGNIILSTEPRWRGLSEAAALRREPVTSAMERAIQATADWTQLPADAYLQGEAVMRVEGRVAFRGWRIASFTSYGSVREKVNGFLALEIMGFAILLALAFYFMNRKTAVRMALFQRESAELRALNRRLQREIAERERVQENLAVAEQTLAQSSKLAALGEMSAAVSHELNQPLAAMKTYLAGARLLLNRNRPDEALSSFQRIDDLIERMGAITKQLKSYARHSGDTFEPVNMGDSLASALAMMEPQLRQRRVIIERALPDAPVMVMGDRVRIEQVMVNLLRNALDATEGVENAQIDIVLAAGDTATLSLRDNGHGIDDIDNLFEPFYTTKQPGDGVGLGLAISSGIVNDLGGRLTARNAVAGGAVFEVQLPILNEESPEETRAAE; this is encoded by the coding sequence ATGAGAGAACAATCCGTCTCCACCAGAACCAAACCCACACGTACCACCGGCTGGCGGGTGCGATTGGCGTTGTTGCTGATGACCGTGATGGCGATCGCGACGGTCTATGTGACCAACCGGTTGCTGACGGATCGCTTTACACAAAATACCCGCAACCGGGCAGAGCTGCGACTGGTGCTGTATTCGGGCAACTTGCTGAGCGAGTTGCGCCAGAACGCCATTGTACCGCAACTGTTGGCGCGAGACCCGGCGCTGATTTCAGCTCTGAATTCAGGCGACTACCAGCTATCGACGCAACGGTTGATCTCATTCGTGGATGAGATCAGCGCGGCCTCGCTGACATTGCTGGACAAAGACGGACGCACGGTGGCGTCCACGGATCGAAACTCACTTGGCAAAAACCACCGACAGGCGTCGTACTACATCGACGCGATCCGGTCGAAAGACACTGTTTTCAAGCTGATCCAGCGTGAAACGGGCAAGTTTGACTTCTTTTATTCGCGCCGGATCGAGAGTCAGGGCGGGCTGGTCGGTGTGATTTTGGTCGAGGTCGATCTGGCCAAGTACGAGCGCGCATGGGCAGGCATATCCGATGCGGTCGTCGTCACCGACAGCGAGGGCAACATCATCCTGTCGACAGAGCCGCGTTGGCGCGGATTGAGCGAGGCGGCGGCATTGCGGCGCGAACCTGTCACCAGTGCCATGGAACGCGCTATACAAGCCACAGCGGACTGGACCCAATTGCCTGCGGATGCCTATCTGCAGGGCGAGGCGGTGATGCGGGTCGAGGGGCGCGTGGCGTTTCGTGGATGGCGCATTGCCAGCTTCACATCTTACGGCAGCGTGCGCGAGAAGGTGAACGGGTTCCTGGCGCTCGAAATCATGGGTTTCGCGATTCTACTGGCGCTGGCGTTCTATTTTATGAACCGCAAGACAGCGGTGCGCATGGCGTTGTTTCAACGCGAGTCGGCAGAGCTTCGCGCATTGAACAGGCGGCTACAGCGGGAAATCGCCGAGCGTGAGCGCGTGCAGGAGAACCTCGCCGTGGCCGAACAGACCCTTGCCCAAAGTTCCAAACTGGCCGCGTTGGGAGAGATGTCCGCCGCGGTCAGTCACGAGTTGAATCAGCCGCTGGCCGCGATGAAGACCTATCTGGCGGGCGCGCGTCTGCTGTTGAACCGCAACCGACCGGACGAGGCGCTTTCATCGTTCCAGCGGATTGATGATCTGATCGAACGGATGGGCGCGATCACCAAGCAGCTGAAATCCTATGCGCGCCATTCAGGCGACACGTTCGAGCCAGTAAATATGGGCGATTCATTAGCTTCTGCATTGGCGATGATGGAGCCGCAACTGCGCCAGCGGCGGGTGATCATCGAACGCGCACTGCCCGATGCGCCTGTGATGGTAATGGGGGATCGGGTCCGGATCGAACAGGTGATGGTCAACCTCCTGCGCAACGCGCTGGATGCGACAGAGGGCGTTGAGAATGCGCAGATTGATATTGTGCTGGCGGCAGGTGACACCGCGACGCTATCGCTGCGCGACAACGGGCACGGGATCGACGATATCGATAACCTGTTCGAGCCGTTCTACACCACCAAGCAACCCGGCGACGGGGTTGGGCTGGGGCTTGCCATTTCATCAGGGATCGTGAACGACCTTGGCGGACGGTTGACGGCGCGCAATGCCGTGGCGGGGGGGGCTGTATTTGAAGTGCAACTGCCTATCTTGAACGAAGAGTCACCGGAAGAAACACGGGCCGCCGAGTAA
- a CDS encoding sigma-54-dependent transcriptional regulator: MANAMKIAIVDDEKDMRQSISQWLALSGYDTETFSSAEDALKKLGPDYPGIVVSDIKMPGMDGMQFLKKLMGADSSLPVIMITGHGDVPMAVEAMRVGAYDFLEKPFNPDRMTELAKKATNARRLTLDNRALRRELSDGTQLMKKLIGSSPVMERLKEDILDLGQADGHVLIDGETGTGKTLVAHALHAVGARAGKKFVLVSCAAHEEEALLKRLFGPMNPEDTRLPAVEEARGGTLVVEDIEALSDSAQARLLTYLNDEGTPPETRIVAISNLQDEGKTSEDALRSDLFYRLASLRITVPPLRQRGEDILTLFTRFADQFADDYGCEPPQVSAQEAAQLLQAPWPGNVRQLFNVAERAVLQSRRGSGTIVSLLMSDHQDMQPVMTTEGKPLKEYVEAFERMLIDNTMRRHKGSIAAVMEELCLPRRTLNEKMAKYGLQRSDYL, encoded by the coding sequence ATGGCCAATGCCATGAAGATCGCCATCGTTGATGATGAGAAAGACATGCGTCAGTCGATCAGCCAATGGCTGGCGCTGTCGGGCTATGACACTGAGACATTCTCATCCGCAGAGGATGCGCTGAAAAAGCTGGGGCCGGATTATCCCGGCATTGTGGTCAGCGATATCAAGATGCCGGGAATGGACGGCATGCAATTCCTGAAAAAGCTGATGGGGGCCGACAGTTCGCTGCCGGTCATCATGATCACCGGGCATGGCGATGTGCCGATGGCGGTCGAGGCAATGCGCGTCGGGGCCTATGATTTTCTGGAGAAGCCGTTTAACCCGGACCGCATGACCGAGCTGGCCAAGAAGGCCACCAATGCACGGCGTCTGACGTTGGACAACCGGGCGTTGCGACGCGAGTTGAGCGATGGCACGCAGCTGATGAAAAAGTTGATCGGCTCCAGCCCGGTGATGGAACGTCTGAAAGAGGACATTCTCGATCTGGGGCAGGCGGACGGCCATGTTTTGATCGACGGGGAAACCGGCACGGGCAAGACGTTGGTGGCACATGCGCTGCATGCGGTCGGCGCGCGTGCGGGCAAAAAGTTCGTTCTGGTATCTTGTGCCGCCCACGAGGAAGAGGCGCTGCTCAAACGGCTCTTTGGTCCGATGAACCCCGAGGATACCCGGCTACCTGCTGTAGAGGAGGCGCGCGGCGGGACATTGGTGGTCGAGGATATTGAGGCACTCAGCGACAGCGCGCAAGCACGGTTATTGACCTACCTCAATGACGAAGGCACGCCGCCCGAAACGCGGATCGTGGCGATCTCGAACCTTCAGGACGAGGGTAAGACATCCGAGGACGCGCTGCGGTCGGACCTGTTTTATCGTCTGGCCAGCCTGCGTATCACCGTGCCGCCACTGCGCCAGCGTGGCGAGGACATTCTGACGCTGTTTACCCGGTTTGCCGACCAGTTCGCGGATGATTACGGCTGTGAGCCGCCGCAGGTCAGCGCGCAAGAGGCCGCACAGCTGTTGCAAGCACCGTGGCCCGGCAATGTTCGCCAGCTCTTTAACGTGGCAGAACGCGCGGTGCTGCAATCGCGTCGCGGGTCGGGCACCATCGTATCGCTGCTAATGAGCGATCATCAGGATATGCAGCCGGTGATGACCACCGAAGGCAAGCCATTGAAGGAATATGTTGAGGCGTTCGAGCGGATGCTGATCGACAACACCATGCGCCGCCACAAGGGTAGCATCGCCGCCGTGATGGAGGAGCTGTGCCTGCCGCGTCGGACCCTGAACGAGAAAATGGCCAAGTACGGATTGCAGCGATCAGATTATCTGTAA
- a CDS encoding ribonuclease E/G — MAKKMLIDATHAEETRVVVVDGNKVEEFDFESENKRQLAGNIYLAKVTRVEPSLQAAFVDYGGNRHGFLAFSEIHPDYYQIPVADREALMEEERAYAEAMKSDDEDNKPKRRSRGGRGRSKTDSKAEKTQSDDAVQTAEVAEDAISGMETIDLGDSEEGSSPMERVAETPVEEPEADAATAETPDATGGDDHADANQDGVEDDAEGDADGDSDGDKDSKTRASRKDSSIEVVADEDDQDDIRPPRKPRPKRYKIQEVIKVRQILLVQVVKEERGNKGAALTTYLSLAGRYCVLMPNTARGGGISRKITNAPDRKKLKEIANEIDVPQGAGLIVRTAGAKRTKSEIKRDYEYLQRLWEQIRELTLKSIAPAKIYEEGDLIKRSIRDLYNREIDEVLVEGERGYRIAKDFMKMIMPSHAKNVRHYADTMPLFARFQVESYLNSMFNPTVQLKSGGYIVIGVTEALVAIDVNSGRATKEGSIEDTATKTNLEAAEEVARQLRLRDLAGLIVIDFIDMDERKNNAAVEKRMKDKLKTDRARIQVSRISGFGLMEMSRQRLRPGMIEATTQPCPSCHGTGLIRSDDNLALSILRQIEEEGVRRRSREVLVRAPVGIANFLMNQKREHVAQIEARYGLSVRIEGDPSLISPDFTLEKFKTATRAVPEVTAPVVSVDSSLMADIDESGTQDADPDEAPRADTDTEGGDDKPKKRRRRRRSRSRGGKNRNDDENGGDNENGNDGNDDAINADAAPDTKPDSDEKKTAQSDAKESADPAGEEAEKPKPKRTRKPRVKKADVEAEATADAAATGDNAAADTPEEAPKPKRTRKPRAKKSDIAADAAATDEATPEPAPVAEPTPAAEPAAQQAIEPVVEQEAETAVMKEPVAPPAPEPEPQEDKPKRKGWWSLGR, encoded by the coding sequence ATGGCTAAGAAAATGCTTATTGACGCCACCCACGCGGAAGAGACCCGCGTTGTGGTGGTTGACGGAAACAAGGTCGAGGAATTCGATTTCGAATCCGAGAATAAACGCCAGCTTGCTGGCAATATCTACCTCGCCAAGGTAACGCGGGTCGAACCGTCGCTTCAGGCGGCGTTTGTCGACTATGGCGGAAATCGTCACGGGTTCCTCGCGTTCTCGGAAATTCACCCCGATTATTACCAAATCCCCGTCGCCGACCGCGAGGCGCTGATGGAGGAAGAACGCGCCTATGCCGAGGCGATGAAGTCTGACGACGAAGACAACAAACCCAAGCGCCGGTCGCGCGGTGGGCGAGGGCGTTCCAAAACTGACTCCAAAGCGGAGAAAACCCAGAGCGACGACGCGGTGCAGACTGCCGAAGTGGCCGAGGACGCGATTTCTGGGATGGAGACGATTGACCTTGGCGATAGCGAAGAGGGCAGCTCGCCCATGGAGCGGGTTGCCGAGACGCCGGTCGAAGAGCCTGAAGCAGACGCGGCAACTGCCGAAACGCCTGATGCGACCGGTGGCGATGATCATGCCGACGCAAACCAAGACGGCGTCGAGGATGACGCCGAAGGTGATGCTGACGGTGACAGTGACGGTGACAAAGACAGCAAAACCCGCGCGTCGCGCAAGGATTCCAGCATCGAGGTTGTCGCCGACGAAGACGATCAAGACGACATCCGCCCGCCGCGCAAGCCGCGTCCCAAACGCTATAAGATTCAAGAAGTCATCAAGGTGCGCCAGATCCTGCTGGTGCAGGTCGTCAAGGAAGAGCGCGGAAACAAAGGCGCTGCCCTGACCACGTATCTGTCGCTGGCCGGTCGTTACTGTGTGTTGATGCCGAACACGGCGCGCGGGGGTGGTATCAGCCGCAAAATTACGAACGCGCCGGACCGCAAGAAGCTGAAAGAGATCGCCAACGAGATCGACGTGCCACAGGGCGCGGGTCTGATCGTGCGCACGGCGGGTGCCAAGCGGACCAAATCCGAAATCAAACGCGACTATGAGTATCTGCAACGTCTGTGGGAGCAAATTCGCGAACTGACGCTGAAATCCATCGCGCCGGCCAAGATCTATGAAGAGGGCGACCTGATCAAACGCTCGATTCGCGATCTCTATAATCGCGAGATCGACGAGGTTCTGGTCGAAGGCGAACGCGGCTACCGCATCGCCAAAGACTTTATGAAGATGATCATGCCGTCCCACGCCAAGAACGTGCGCCATTACGCGGATACGATGCCGCTCTTTGCGCGCTTTCAGGTGGAATCCTATCTGAATTCGATGTTCAACCCGACGGTTCAGCTGAAATCGGGTGGTTATATCGTGATCGGCGTGACCGAGGCGCTGGTCGCCATCGACGTCAACTCTGGTCGGGCCACCAAGGAAGGCTCGATCGAGGATACCGCGACCAAGACCAACCTTGAGGCCGCCGAAGAGGTGGCGCGTCAGTTGCGTCTGCGCGATCTGGCGGGTCTGATTGTCATCGACTTTATCGACATGGACGAGCGCAAGAACAACGCCGCCGTCGAAAAGCGGATGAAAGACAAGCTGAAGACCGACCGGGCGCGTATTCAGGTCAGCCGCATCTCGGGCTTTGGCTTGATGGAGATGAGCCGCCAGCGTCTGCGCCCCGGCATGATCGAGGCGACGACGCAGCCGTGCCCATCGTGCCACGGCACCGGATTGATCCGGTCAGACGACAATCTGGCGCTGAGTATTTTGCGTCAGATCGAGGAAGAAGGCGTACGTCGCCGCTCGCGCGAAGTGCTGGTGCGTGCACCGGTGGGGATCGCAAACTTCCTGATGAACCAAAAGCGCGAACATGTCGCGCAAATTGAGGCGCGCTATGGTCTGTCGGTGCGGATCGAGGGCGATCCGAGCCTGATCAGCCCTGATTTCACGTTGGAGAAGTTCAAGACCGCCACCCGCGCCGTGCCCGAAGTCACTGCACCGGTGGTATCGGTGGACAGTTCTTTGATGGCCGATATTGATGAGAGCGGAACGCAGGACGCCGATCCGGACGAGGCGCCAAGGGCCGACACCGATACGGAGGGCGGTGACGACAAGCCGAAAAAGCGCCGTCGTCGGCGTCGCAGCCGTAGCCGCGGTGGCAAGAATCGCAACGATGACGAGAATGGTGGCGATAACGAGAATGGCAACGACGGCAATGATGACGCAATCAACGCCGATGCCGCGCCAGACACCAAGCCGGATTCTGATGAGAAGAAGACTGCGCAATCCGACGCCAAAGAATCGGCGGACCCTGCTGGTGAAGAGGCCGAGAAGCCCAAACCGAAGCGCACGCGTAAACCGCGCGTCAAGAAGGCTGATGTAGAGGCAGAAGCGACGGCTGACGCGGCTGCAACGGGTGACAATGCTGCTGCCGATACGCCGGAAGAAGCGCCCAAACCAAAGCGCACCCGCAAACCGCGAGCCAAGAAGTCAGACATCGCCGCCGATGCTGCGGCTACTGACGAAGCTACGCCTGAACCTGCGCCGGTGGCAGAGCCCACACCGGCAGCGGAACCTGCGGCGCAGCAGGCTATTGAGCCGGTTGTTGAACAAGAGGCCGAAACCGCCGTGATGAAAGAGCCTGTGGCACCTCCTGCACCAGAGCCTGAACCGCAGGAAGACAAACCCAAGCGCAAGGGATGGTGGTCACTGGGCCGCTGA
- a CDS encoding sulfurtransferase TusA family protein: MDGVTARNVTTLWTAAPGMIICATMEKIDAIGLLCPLPVLKLRKRLKPLPAGSEIVLCADDPAAVIDVPHFCTEAGHTLLSVTEADGHTIYRVRKSD, from the coding sequence ATGGACGGCGTCACCGCGCGCAATGTCACAACTTTGTGGACAGCGGCACCCGGCATGATTATCTGCGCCACTATGGAAAAAATCGATGCCATCGGGCTGCTTTGCCCCCTGCCCGTCCTGAAACTGCGCAAGCGGCTTAAACCACTGCCCGCCGGTAGCGAAATCGTCCTGTGTGCGGATGATCCGGCGGCCGTGATCGACGTACCGCATTTTTGCACCGAGGCGGGTCATACGCTGCTCTCTGTGACCGAAGCCGACGGTCATACCATCTACCGGGTGCGCAAAAGCGACTGA
- a CDS encoding cytochrome c biogenesis CcdA family protein — translation MFGIEIIDAGLIPAMVVALLAGVLSFLSPCVLPIVPPYLAYMSGVTVGDLSEDRGARGRAIVPALFFVMGLSTIFLLLGFTASVIGTVFLQYQSVFNTVAGIVVMVFGAHFIGIYRIGFLDREARMDAGDRGGSAFGAYVLGLAFAFGWTPCIGPQLGAILSLAASEASVTRGTLLLAVYAIGLGVPFLLVAAFLPRLTGTMGWMKRHMEQIERVMGLLLWTIGLLMLTGGFSAFAFWLLETFPALAVLG, via the coding sequence ATGTTCGGAATCGAAATCATAGATGCGGGCCTGATTCCCGCGATGGTCGTGGCACTTCTTGCCGGTGTCCTGTCATTTCTCAGCCCGTGTGTGCTGCCGATTGTGCCACCCTATCTGGCATATATGAGCGGCGTGACAGTGGGCGATCTCAGCGAGGATCGCGGCGCGCGGGGGCGGGCCATTGTCCCGGCGTTGTTCTTTGTGATGGGTCTGTCGACGATCTTTCTCCTGTTGGGATTTACGGCGTCGGTCATCGGCACGGTGTTTTTGCAATATCAGAGCGTTTTCAATACTGTAGCTGGTATTGTTGTCATGGTTTTCGGGGCGCATTTTATCGGCATTTACCGCATCGGGTTCCTTGACCGCGAGGCCCGTATGGATGCAGGCGACCGGGGTGGCAGCGCCTTTGGGGCCTATGTGCTGGGGCTGGCCTTTGCCTTTGGCTGGACGCCCTGCATCGGTCCGCAGTTGGGCGCGATCCTGTCGCTTGCGGCGTCTGAGGCATCGGTGACGCGGGGCACGCTGCTGCTGGCAGTCTATGCTATCGGTCTGGGCGTGCCCTTTTTGCTGGTCGCGGCGTTCCTACCGCGTCTCACCGGCACGATGGGCTGGATGAAGCGGCATATGGAGCAGATTGAACGGGTGATGGGGTTGCTGTTGTGGACCATCGGCCTGCTGATGTTGACGGGCGGGTTCTCGGCCTTTGCCTTCTGGTTGTTGGAGACGTTCCCGGCGTTGGCCGTGTTGGGGTAA